The Coleofasciculus chthonoplastes PCC 7420 DNA window AGAGAATGTTTCCTCGCGAATAGCCAAATAAAGTTTGCGTTCTGGTTCTAAGCGTTGAAGAATATCGTAATAAAGGATATACTGCCCTAAAGCTTGTTCTAAATTAGCCACTTCAGATAAGCCAACGAAGCTTTTAATTTCAACAGCAATTTTTTGTCCTTGTTTCTCGGCAGCGATAAGTTTTTCAGCTCCTAGATCGATAAATAAATCTTTTTTGCCCCATTCTATGGTAAGTGGATCATTTGTGATAATCCAATCATCTTTGATCAGGGCGTTTTTAACGGTATCATGGTAGATATCTTTAGCTGGCATAAGCTGTCACGCATTTAAATTGGGAA harbors:
- a CDS encoding XisH family protein → MPAKDIYHDTVKNALIKDDWIITNDPLTIEWGKKDLFIDLGAEKLIAAEKQGQKIAVEIKSFVGLSEVANLEQALGQYILYYDILQRLEPERKLYLAIREETFSDIFEEPIGGILLENKRLNLIVFDSVKEAIVRWIP